In Geopsychrobacter electrodiphilus DSM 16401, a single window of DNA contains:
- the nadA gene encoding quinolinate synthase NadA encodes MTQDQIKARILQLAEEHNALLMAHNYQRDEIQEIAHITGDSLALSIEAARTDKQIIVFCGVHFMAESAALLSPEKIVLLPRHDAGCPMADMVTPEGLRELKKQHPKATVVTYVNSSAAVKAESDICCTSSNAVNVVRSLDCDEVLLVPDRNLGRYIASQVDKTCHIWEGFCPTHERLKVAQIEKARADHPDAIFMAHPECAPEILALADHICSTSGMYEYAAASSATTFIVGTEMGILYRLRTQNPGKTFILPSEGLICPNMKLTSLEDLLKCLETLSPRVTVDPLTAEKARLTLDRMLAVPRD; translated from the coding sequence ATGACTCAGGATCAGATCAAGGCACGCATTCTTCAGCTGGCCGAGGAACACAACGCCCTGCTGATGGCTCATAACTACCAACGCGATGAAATTCAAGAGATCGCCCATATCACCGGCGATTCCCTGGCCCTCTCGATTGAAGCCGCACGCACCGACAAACAGATCATCGTTTTCTGCGGGGTGCATTTCATGGCCGAAAGCGCAGCGCTCTTAAGTCCCGAAAAAATCGTACTGCTTCCACGCCATGACGCCGGCTGTCCGATGGCCGACATGGTCACCCCTGAAGGCTTGCGCGAACTTAAAAAACAACACCCCAAGGCGACGGTCGTGACCTACGTCAATTCCAGCGCCGCAGTCAAGGCCGAGAGCGACATCTGCTGCACCAGCTCCAACGCAGTCAACGTGGTCCGCTCCCTCGACTGCGACGAGGTTCTGCTGGTCCCTGACCGCAACCTGGGGCGCTACATCGCCAGCCAGGTCGACAAAACCTGCCATATCTGGGAGGGCTTTTGCCCGACCCACGAACGCCTGAAGGTCGCACAAATTGAAAAGGCCCGCGCCGACCACCCCGACGCCATCTTCATGGCCCACCCGGAATGCGCGCCCGAAATCCTTGCCCTGGCCGACCATATCTGTTCAACCAGCGGGATGTACGAGTACGCCGCTGCCAGTTCGGCCACAACCTTCATCGTCGGCACCGAGATGGGTATCCTCTACCGGCTGCGTACCCAGAATCCGGGCAAAACCTTCATCCTGCCGAGCGAAGGACTGATCTGCCCCAATATGAAGCTGACCTCACTCGAAGATCTGCTCAAATGCCTCGAAACCCTGAGCCCGCGTGTGACGGTCGATCCCCTGACGGCAGAAAAAGCCCGGCTCACCCTCGATCGCATGCTCGCCGTCCCCCGCGATTAA
- the mfd gene encoding transcription-repair coupling factor → MDQELSQHINYATAQSLLDGFTDRHRQLEILGINGSSDAALLSKTLGRNSRPLFVVCSSQKEAQRLCTDLQFFAPRAERIALFPHWELGPYDPLTPHPEIEASRLDSLVRLLKGEIDALIVPARALMQRVIPRPILASLSLVLKLEDEYPRQELLQQLQNLGYQPVALVEDRGSFAVRGDIIDIFPADAQQPVRLDFYGDYIERMRTFDPTSQRSEPGELKQLRLIPSRELCLSGEHLEHLLLKLKQRCDELELPRNLRDGISEELKEGILAPGRAFLLPFNYPGLESLFDYLPEADLIFNDPPAIEQEIDLFSGEIRAAEKRQLEHRLPHVKRQTLYLDPSELEQAFGRYRRIELSRLQVFQLDDQRQSYHFDINGNSDLRASLAPGQDGLAPLLERLEGWSEEDWRILLVCRQSGQAQRLQGLLRENGWELPLRQQTELSRLPAGAPQLQVGELSAGFRMPYDRLVIITEEEIFGQRSHHRKKTRKSALQLFSSLADLREQDFIVHTDHGVGRYLGLIHLTTGGSEGDYLHLEYAGADKLYLPVERIEKVQKYIGGEGAQPRLDKMGGQGWEKARLKARAAIEELARQLLEIYARRELCEGFAFSPPDRLFREFEATFPYEETSDQAAAIIDALTDMCSPKPMDRLICGDVGYGKTEVALRAATKAVLDGKQVAVLVPTTVLAQQHWKSFSERLKDFPVQVEMISRFRTPAEIKKVLEGMASGRVDIVIGTHRLLQRDIRFKDLGLLVIDEEQRFGVSHKEKLKSLRAEVDTLTLTATPIPRTLHMSMAGMRDLSVIETPPIDRLAIRTYVTRFDDELIREAILRELRRGGQVYFVHNRVQTIGAMAEHLQQLVPEAKIAVGHGQMPEKELERVMLDFIEGRSNLLVASTIIENGLDIPIANTIIINRADCFGLSQLYQLRGRVGRSDRRAYAYLLIPGEASLTREARERLKVLQELTELGSGFRIASHDLELRGAGDLLGAKQSGPIAAIGFELYTELLEETIEKLRGHECEARIDPEIRLGLSAFLPEKYLPDPNQRLQFYQKLAGAEDDREIFDIADELQDRYGALPPPGELLLGVMRLRIILKELCVELLEYDGRRLNLRFHASTRVSPDLIRSLLDQEPERFSLSADFRLSIRCERWQGEELLRETRRELQRFQGVAHVEA, encoded by the coding sequence ATGGATCAGGAACTCTCTCAGCACATCAACTATGCGACGGCTCAAAGCCTGCTTGATGGCTTTACTGATCGTCACCGCCAACTCGAAATTCTGGGCATTAACGGTAGCAGCGATGCCGCCCTGCTCTCCAAAACCCTCGGCCGGAACTCCCGCCCGCTGTTCGTGGTCTGCTCCAGCCAGAAAGAGGCCCAGCGCCTCTGCACCGATCTGCAGTTTTTTGCTCCGAGAGCCGAGCGTATTGCCCTCTTCCCGCATTGGGAGCTCGGCCCCTACGATCCGCTGACCCCGCACCCCGAGATCGAAGCCAGCCGGCTGGACAGCCTGGTCCGGCTGCTCAAAGGGGAGATCGACGCCCTGATCGTGCCAGCCCGCGCCCTGATGCAGCGCGTCATCCCGCGCCCGATTCTGGCCAGCCTCTCCCTGGTTCTGAAACTTGAAGATGAATATCCGCGGCAGGAGCTGCTGCAACAACTGCAGAATCTCGGTTATCAACCCGTCGCGCTGGTCGAAGACCGGGGCTCCTTTGCGGTGCGCGGTGACATTATCGATATCTTTCCGGCTGATGCCCAGCAGCCGGTGCGCCTCGATTTTTACGGCGACTATATCGAGCGGATGCGCACTTTTGATCCGACCAGTCAGCGCTCCGAGCCTGGCGAATTAAAACAGCTGCGCCTGATCCCCTCGCGCGAACTCTGCCTGAGCGGCGAGCACCTTGAGCACCTGCTCCTTAAGCTGAAACAACGCTGCGATGAACTGGAGCTGCCGCGCAACCTGCGGGACGGGATCAGCGAAGAGCTGAAAGAGGGGATTCTTGCACCGGGGCGCGCCTTTCTGCTGCCGTTCAACTACCCCGGACTCGAAAGCCTGTTCGATTATCTCCCCGAGGCGGACCTGATCTTCAACGATCCCCCGGCGATCGAACAGGAGATCGACCTTTTCAGCGGCGAGATTCGTGCCGCTGAAAAGCGTCAACTCGAACACCGACTGCCCCACGTCAAACGCCAAACCCTTTACCTTGATCCAAGCGAACTTGAACAGGCTTTCGGCCGCTACCGCCGGATCGAGCTGAGTCGCCTGCAGGTTTTTCAGCTGGATGATCAGCGCCAGAGCTACCACTTCGACATTAATGGCAACTCTGACCTGCGCGCCAGCCTGGCGCCGGGCCAGGACGGGCTGGCCCCCCTGCTCGAACGGCTCGAGGGCTGGAGCGAAGAGGACTGGCGGATCTTGCTGGTCTGCCGCCAATCGGGACAGGCGCAACGCCTGCAGGGGTTGCTGCGCGAAAACGGCTGGGAGCTGCCTTTACGGCAACAGACAGAGCTGAGCCGCCTGCCCGCTGGTGCACCACAGCTGCAGGTCGGAGAACTCTCGGCGGGCTTCCGCATGCCTTACGATCGGCTGGTCATTATCACCGAAGAGGAGATCTTCGGCCAGCGCAGCCATCACCGCAAGAAGACGCGCAAGTCGGCACTGCAACTCTTTTCGAGCCTGGCCGATCTACGCGAACAGGATTTTATCGTCCACACCGACCACGGGGTCGGACGTTATCTGGGACTGATTCACCTGACGACCGGCGGCAGCGAAGGGGACTATCTGCATCTCGAATACGCCGGCGCCGACAAACTCTACCTGCCGGTCGAGAGGATCGAAAAGGTTCAGAAGTATATCGGCGGCGAAGGTGCCCAGCCGCGCCTCGACAAGATGGGTGGCCAGGGCTGGGAAAAGGCCCGCCTCAAGGCCCGCGCCGCGATTGAGGAGCTGGCCCGTCAGCTGCTTGAAATTTATGCGCGCCGCGAGCTGTGTGAAGGCTTCGCCTTCAGCCCGCCAGACCGCCTGTTCCGTGAATTCGAAGCGACCTTCCCCTACGAAGAGACGTCCGATCAGGCCGCGGCCATTATTGACGCCCTCACCGACATGTGCTCACCCAAACCGATGGATCGCCTGATCTGCGGGGATGTCGGCTATGGCAAAACCGAGGTCGCCCTGCGCGCGGCGACCAAGGCAGTACTTGATGGCAAACAGGTCGCGGTGCTGGTGCCGACCACGGTGCTGGCCCAGCAGCACTGGAAAAGTTTCAGTGAGCGCCTCAAGGACTTTCCGGTCCAGGTCGAAATGATCTCGCGTTTCCGCACCCCGGCCGAGATCAAAAAGGTTCTGGAAGGGATGGCGAGCGGTCGGGTCGATATTGTCATCGGCACCCATCGCCTGCTGCAACGTGATATCCGCTTCAAGGATCTGGGTCTGCTGGTCATCGACGAGGAACAGCGCTTCGGCGTCAGCCACAAAGAGAAGCTGAAAAGCCTGCGCGCCGAGGTCGACACCCTGACCCTGACCGCCACGCCGATCCCGCGCACCCTGCATATGAGTATGGCCGGCATGCGCGACCTGTCGGTCATTGAGACCCCGCCGATTGACCGCCTGGCGATCCGCACCTATGTCACACGCTTCGATGATGAGCTGATCCGCGAGGCGATCCTGCGCGAACTGCGCCGCGGCGGGCAGGTCTACTTTGTCCACAATCGGGTCCAGACGATTGGGGCCATGGCGGAACACCTGCAGCAGCTGGTCCCCGAGGCCAAAATCGCGGTCGGCCACGGCCAGATGCCTGAAAAGGAGCTGGAAAGAGTAATGCTCGATTTCATCGAGGGACGCAGCAACCTGCTGGTGGCTTCGACGATTATCGAGAACGGGCTGGATATCCCTATCGCCAATACGATTATAATCAACCGCGCCGACTGCTTCGGACTCTCGCAGCTCTATCAGTTGCGTGGCCGTGTCGGGCGCTCGGACCGTCGCGCCTACGCCTACCTGCTGATCCCCGGCGAAGCCTCCCTGACCCGCGAAGCCCGCGAACGCCTCAAGGTGCTGCAGGAGCTGACCGAACTCGGTTCCGGCTTCCGTATCGCCAGTCACGACCTGGAGCTACGCGGAGCGGGGGACCTGCTCGGAGCCAAGCAATCGGGCCCGATCGCCGCGATCGGTTTCGAACTCTATACCGAACTGCTCGAAGAGACGATTGAGAAGCTGCGCGGCCATGAATGCGAAGCGCGCATCGACCCGGAGATCCGCCTCGGGCTTTCGGCTTTTCTCCCCGAAAAGTACCTCCCCGACCCGAATCAGCGCCTGCAATTCTATCAAAAATTGGCGGGCGCTGAAGATGATCGCGAGATCTTCGATATTGCCGATGAACTGCAGGACCGTTACGGCGCCCTGCCACCCCCGGGCGAATTGCTGCTCGGTGTCATGCGCCTGCGGATTATCCTCAAGGAGTTATGCGTCGAACTGCTCGAATATGATGGCCGCCGCCTCAACCTGCGCTTTCATGCCAGCACCCGGGTTTCACCCGACCTGATCCGCAGCCTGTTGGATCAAGAACCCGAACGCTTCAGCTTATCAGCTGATTTTCGGCTGAGCATCCGCTGCGAGCGCTGGCAAGGCGAAGAGTTACTGCGCGAAACCCGGCGGGAACTGCAGAGATTTCAAGGAGTGGCGCATGTTGAAGCTTAA
- a CDS encoding peptidylprolyl isomerase — MLKLKRLGLGLLVLGLGLCACQQEQKPLIRIDQHLVTLNAFRQEIQPLQKELALLPQEQQKLLLRQALSQLIDQELLMAEAQQRGIEVSEQELQQEIAALRGNYTAAEYQDILLSSGQKPEHWKHQLRIRLLGVKVAARITEAKIHISPTQIEEFYLQHRADYSRPEQVRARQILLTTTEEAINLRSRLIAGETFATLAKQHSLSPERVNGGDLGLFSRGQFPPEVDAELFNLKPGHISDPIKSPYGVHLFQVEQRFAARVLPLSEVEGSILATLKAREETRLYQEWLHARRERSDVRIDWEQLDKLHFDRAE, encoded by the coding sequence ATGTTGAAGCTTAAGCGCCTGGGACTGGGTCTTTTGGTGCTCGGCCTGGGTCTCTGTGCCTGCCAGCAGGAGCAGAAACCGTTGATCAGAATCGATCAGCATCTGGTAACCCTGAACGCCTTCCGTCAAGAGATTCAACCGCTGCAGAAGGAATTGGCCCTGCTCCCGCAGGAGCAGCAGAAACTGCTGCTGCGTCAGGCGCTATCGCAACTGATCGACCAGGAGCTGCTGATGGCCGAAGCACAGCAGCGCGGCATTGAAGTCAGCGAACAGGAGCTGCAGCAGGAGATAGCGGCCTTACGGGGAAATTACACAGCAGCCGAGTATCAGGACATTCTCCTCAGTTCGGGGCAAAAGCCTGAGCACTGGAAACATCAGCTGCGCATCCGGCTCTTAGGTGTCAAGGTTGCCGCGCGGATCACCGAGGCCAAGATCCATATCAGCCCCACCCAGATCGAAGAATTTTATCTGCAGCACCGCGCGGACTATAGCCGACCGGAACAGGTTCGGGCACGCCAGATCCTGCTGACAACCACTGAGGAGGCGATCAACCTGCGCAGCCGCCTGATCGCCGGCGAAACCTTTGCGACCCTGGCAAAACAGCACTCGCTCTCCCCCGAACGGGTCAACGGTGGGGATCTCGGGCTCTTTTCCCGCGGCCAATTCCCCCCCGAAGTCGATGCTGAACTTTTCAACCTGAAACCGGGCCACATCAGTGACCCGATCAAAAGCCCCTACGGCGTGCACCTCTTCCAGGTCGAGCAGCGCTTTGCGGCCAGAGTCCTCCCCCTCTCCGAGGTTGAGGGCTCAATTCTCGCAACCCTCAAAGCCCGGGAGGAGACGCGTCTCTACCAGGAATGGCTCCACGCCCGGCGTGAACGTAGTGATGTCCGCATCGATTGGGAACAGCTGGACAAACTCCACTTCGACAGGGCAGAATAG
- a CDS encoding SurA N-terminal domain-containing protein, which yields MKKILLTSLLLLCATSVFATTLIKTVAVVNNDVVTSYQLEKKLALVMATSEGKRQFSQKEHAALRLSVLNDMIDDLLVEQRIHELGLTVTDQELNSAIEDVQRQNKLTSEQLKDALQAQGMSFEGYRQQLQKEILRYKLIAKEVHSKVEVTNAEIRAYFDAHKDEYMTVPTLHLLRISYPLPKDATAEQITQIKQKAQIARQLLLEGKPFAEVLAGVGTDANGGDMGTMIEKEMHPELHKMVATLKVGQINEPTEALGSIHIFQVLERTPAKAELTDEVSAAIEKILATQNSEKRFAEWKKELRQDAVVDIRI from the coding sequence ATGAAAAAGATCCTCCTGACAAGCCTGCTCCTGCTCTGTGCGACCAGCGTTTTCGCCACCACCCTGATCAAAACTGTGGCGGTCGTCAATAACGATGTGGTTACCAGTTACCAACTGGAGAAGAAACTCGCTCTCGTCATGGCGACCAGCGAAGGGAAACGCCAGTTCAGCCAAAAAGAACATGCCGCCCTGCGGCTGTCCGTCCTCAATGATATGATCGACGATCTGCTGGTGGAACAACGCATTCACGAACTTGGCCTCACGGTGACAGACCAGGAGCTCAACTCGGCGATCGAAGATGTTCAGCGCCAGAACAAATTAACCAGTGAACAGCTTAAAGATGCCCTTCAGGCCCAGGGGATGTCGTTTGAAGGGTATCGCCAGCAACTGCAAAAGGAAATTTTGCGCTACAAGCTGATTGCCAAAGAGGTGCACAGCAAAGTCGAAGTGACCAACGCCGAAATCCGCGCCTATTTCGACGCCCACAAAGATGAGTACATGACCGTTCCAACCTTGCATCTGTTGCGAATCAGCTATCCTCTGCCCAAGGACGCGACGGCAGAACAAATAACCCAGATCAAGCAAAAGGCACAGATCGCGCGGCAGCTGCTGCTGGAAGGCAAACCCTTCGCCGAGGTGCTGGCCGGAGTCGGGACTGATGCCAATGGCGGCGACATGGGGACCATGATCGAAAAGGAAATGCACCCGGAACTGCACAAGATGGTGGCCACATTAAAGGTCGGTCAGATCAACGAGCCAACAGAAGCTCTCGGCAGCATCCATATCTTCCAGGTGCTGGAGCGAACCCCGGCGAAGGCAGAACTGACCGATGAGGTCAGCGCTGCCATCGAAAAAATCCTGGCCACGCAGAACAGCGAGAAGCGGTTTGCCGAATGGAAAAAGGAACTCCGCCAGGATGCCGTTGTCGACATCCGCATCTGA
- the pdxA gene encoding 4-hydroxythreonine-4-phosphate dehydrogenase PdxA: MRPIIITMGDPTGIGPELILRSLAAGGLPNRPLLVVGDLQVLQNTATQLGVKPQISTDAQGRTCFTLKGNRFSLQPLSQLAPDNFSPGHPDDCCGRAMVAYIEWAISECRAGRAAAMVTCPINKAAINRAGCHFPGHTELLGERCQAKRVVMMLAGSHLRVTLATIHTALAKVPGLLDSQEIFETIRITDKSLREHFGLKVPRIAVLALNPHAGEEGLFGDEEERFIRPAIALAQQAGICASGPHSADTLFYFAARGDYDAVVCMYHDQGLIPLKLLHFDDAVNVTLGLPIVRTSVDHGTAYDLVGSGRASIASLQAAIQMAARMADNLKF, translated from the coding sequence ATGCGACCGATCATTATCACCATGGGCGACCCTACCGGAATCGGGCCGGAGCTGATCCTCCGTTCCCTGGCGGCAGGCGGACTTCCGAACAGGCCGCTTCTGGTCGTCGGTGACCTACAGGTCCTGCAGAACACCGCAACGCAACTAGGGGTGAAACCGCAAATCTCAACGGATGCCCAAGGCCGCACCTGCTTTACCCTGAAAGGGAACCGTTTTTCGCTGCAACCCCTTTCGCAGCTCGCCCCTGACAACTTCAGCCCCGGGCACCCCGACGACTGCTGCGGGCGGGCCATGGTCGCCTATATCGAATGGGCCATCAGCGAATGTCGCGCCGGACGCGCTGCCGCCATGGTGACCTGCCCGATCAACAAGGCGGCGATCAATCGCGCGGGCTGCCACTTCCCCGGCCATACCGAACTGCTTGGCGAGCGCTGTCAGGCGAAACGCGTGGTGATGATGCTGGCCGGCAGTCACCTCAGGGTGACCCTGGCGACCATCCATACCGCCCTTGCCAAGGTTCCCGGCTTGCTTGACAGTCAGGAAATTTTTGAGACCATCCGCATCACAGACAAGAGTTTGCGCGAGCATTTTGGGTTGAAAGTCCCGCGGATTGCAGTTTTGGCCCTCAATCCACATGCTGGGGAAGAAGGACTCTTCGGGGATGAAGAAGAACGCTTCATTCGACCGGCTATCGCCCTGGCCCAACAGGCCGGGATCTGCGCCAGCGGTCCTCACAGCGCCGACACCCTCTTCTACTTTGCCGCACGCGGCGACTATGACGCCGTGGTCTGCATGTATCACGACCAGGGATTGATCCCGCTCAAGCTGCTGCATTTCGATGATGCGGTGAATGTCACCCTCGGCCTGCCGATTGTGCGCACCAGTGTCGATCATGGCACCGCCTATGATCTGGTCGGCAGCGGACGCGCCAGTATTGCAAGCCTGCAGGCCGCCATCCAGATGGCGGCGCGCATGGCCGATAACCTCAAATTCTGA
- the uvrA gene encoding excinuclease ABC subunit UvrA, with the protein MIEKISIRGAREHNLKNIDLDIPRDQLVIITGVSGSGKSTLAFDTIYAEGQRRYVESLSSYARQFLEQMEKPDVDQIDGLSPAISIEQKTTSRNPRSTVGTVTEIYDYLRLLFARAGEIHCHRCGQLISSQTVEQMVDRIMQTPEKSKIMVMAPLVRERKGEYRKELAQLQADGFVRVRIDGKMHELGEDFQLDKKRQHSIEVVIDRLVVKPGIETRLADSIETALKLADGMVRIEIPDGETRLFSAKHACIDCGLSYPEVTPRMFSFNNPHGACPDCSGLGTRNYFDIEQVVPDSSLSLREGAIVPWDSRTGYYYQAMLEALSEHYQFSMRVPFSNLPESARSILLNGSGKEKVRFFFDQGENRHHYEKAFEGILPNLERRYRETDSDTVRENLEKYMSVIPCPSCEGARLRPESLHVQVAQRNIQQVCAMSIAEATAFFLNLELPPKQAEIARRILKEVRDRLGFLSHVGLDYLSLDRASGTLSGGEGQRIRLATQIGSSLMGVLYILDEPSIGLHQRDNQRLLETLQKLRDLGNTVLVVEHDEETMLSADYLIDMGPAAGVHGGEVVFAGRPKDVINCADSLTGQYLSGRMKIEIPRQRRTSERKLELKGASANNLQNVDVEIPLGVLTCVTGVSGSGKSSLIIETLYKALAQKLHHNREKAGPVKQILGLEQLDKVIDIDQSPIGRTPRSNPATYTGVFTDIRELYAQLPEAKIRGYKPGRFSFNVKGGRCEACSGDGIIRIEMHFLPDVYVECEVCKGARYNRETLEVKYKGESIAGLLDMTVNQASLFMENLPRISNKLETLRDVGLGYIKLGQSATTLSGGEAQRVKLSRELGKRATGRTIYILDEPTTGLHFADIHKLLEVIDRLVEGGNTVVVIEHNLDVIKTADYVIDLGPEGGKGGGQIIAAGTPEQIARCAESYTGQFLLRYLK; encoded by the coding sequence ATGATAGAAAAGATCAGCATCCGCGGAGCCCGCGAACACAACCTCAAAAATATCGATCTCGATATCCCCCGCGATCAACTTGTGATTATCACCGGCGTCTCGGGATCAGGCAAGAGCACCCTCGCCTTTGACACCATCTACGCTGAAGGTCAGCGGCGCTATGTCGAAAGCCTCTCGTCCTACGCCCGCCAGTTTCTGGAGCAGATGGAGAAACCGGATGTCGACCAGATCGATGGCCTGTCGCCCGCCATCTCGATCGAGCAGAAGACCACCTCGCGCAACCCGCGCTCGACCGTCGGCACCGTCACCGAAATCTACGATTACCTGCGCCTGCTCTTCGCCCGCGCGGGTGAGATCCACTGCCACCGTTGCGGCCAGCTGATCAGTTCACAAACGGTTGAGCAGATGGTCGACCGGATCATGCAGACCCCTGAAAAATCCAAAATTATGGTGATGGCGCCACTGGTCCGCGAACGCAAGGGGGAGTACCGCAAGGAGTTGGCACAACTCCAGGCCGATGGCTTCGTCCGGGTCCGGATCGATGGCAAAATGCACGAACTGGGCGAAGATTTTCAGCTGGATAAAAAACGCCAGCACAGTATCGAGGTGGTGATTGATCGTCTGGTGGTAAAACCGGGGATCGAAACCCGGCTCGCCGATTCCATCGAAACGGCGTTGAAACTTGCCGACGGCATGGTCCGGATTGAGATTCCCGATGGCGAAACCCGTCTCTTTTCGGCCAAACATGCCTGTATCGATTGCGGCCTCTCCTACCCCGAAGTCACACCGCGGATGTTTTCTTTTAACAATCCGCATGGTGCCTGCCCTGATTGCAGCGGACTGGGAACACGCAACTATTTTGATATTGAACAGGTCGTCCCTGACTCCAGCCTGTCGTTGCGCGAAGGCGCCATTGTTCCCTGGGACAGCCGCACCGGTTACTACTATCAGGCAATGCTTGAAGCCCTGTCTGAGCACTATCAGTTCAGCATGCGCGTCCCCTTTTCCAACCTCCCTGAGTCAGCGCGTTCAATTCTTTTGAACGGTTCAGGCAAAGAGAAAGTCAGATTCTTCTTTGATCAGGGGGAGAATCGCCATCATTACGAAAAGGCGTTTGAAGGGATTCTGCCGAATCTGGAGCGGCGCTATCGTGAAACAGATTCGGACACGGTGCGCGAAAATCTCGAAAAGTATATGAGCGTCATCCCCTGTCCGAGCTGCGAGGGGGCGCGCCTGCGTCCTGAATCTCTGCACGTCCAGGTCGCACAGAGAAACATTCAACAGGTCTGTGCCATGTCAATCGCCGAGGCAACCGCCTTTTTCCTGAACCTCGAGCTCCCCCCAAAACAGGCCGAAATTGCACGGCGCATACTGAAAGAAGTGCGCGATCGCCTCGGATTTTTAAGTCACGTCGGGCTCGATTATCTCTCTCTCGACCGCGCGTCAGGGACCCTGTCGGGGGGGGAGGGTCAGCGCATCCGCCTCGCCACCCAGATCGGATCATCGCTGATGGGGGTGCTTTATATCCTCGACGAACCCTCGATAGGACTCCACCAGCGCGACAACCAGCGGCTGCTTGAAACCCTGCAGAAACTACGCGATCTCGGCAACACGGTCCTGGTGGTCGAGCATGACGAAGAGACCATGCTGTCAGCTGACTACCTGATCGATATGGGTCCGGCGGCAGGAGTGCACGGCGGCGAGGTCGTATTCGCCGGACGGCCCAAAGACGTGATCAACTGCGCTGACTCACTGACCGGCCAATATCTGTCGGGCCGAATGAAAATTGAGATCCCCAGGCAGCGCCGCACCAGCGAACGCAAGCTTGAACTGAAAGGCGCCAGCGCCAACAATCTGCAGAATGTCGATGTCGAAATCCCCCTCGGCGTCCTGACCTGTGTGACCGGCGTCTCCGGTTCAGGGAAATCCTCACTGATCATCGAAACCCTCTACAAGGCTCTCGCCCAGAAACTGCATCACAATCGGGAAAAAGCCGGGCCGGTCAAACAGATCCTCGGGCTTGAGCAACTCGACAAGGTGATCGACATTGATCAATCGCCCATCGGCCGCACCCCGCGCTCCAACCCGGCGACCTATACCGGGGTCTTTACCGATATCCGCGAGCTCTATGCACAGCTCCCCGAGGCGAAGATCCGGGGCTACAAACCGGGACGTTTTTCCTTCAACGTCAAGGGCGGCCGCTGCGAAGCCTGTAGTGGTGATGGAATCATCCGCATCGAAATGCACTTTTTACCCGATGTCTACGTGGAATGCGAGGTCTGTAAAGGCGCGCGCTATAACCGTGAAACCCTTGAGGTCAAGTACAAAGGAGAGAGTATCGCCGGCTTGCTCGACATGACCGTCAATCAGGCCAGCCTGTTCATGGAAAACCTGCCGCGGATCAGCAACAAACTCGAAACCCTGCGCGATGTCGGACTGGGCTATATCAAACTGGGACAGAGCGCGACGACACTCTCCGGGGGGGAAGCCCAACGGGTCAAGCTCTCCCGCGAACTCGGCAAGCGGGCCACCGGGCGCACCATCTATATTCTGGATGAACCGACCACCGGCCTGCATTTCGCAGACATTCACAAACTGCTGGAAGTCATCGACCGCCTGGTCGAGGGGGGGAATACGGTCGTTGTCATTGAACACAACCTGGATGTCATTAAAACGGCAGACTACGTTATAGACCTCGGACCCGAGGGAGGCAAAGGGGGCGGGCAAATCATCGCGGCGGGGACCCCCGAACAGATTGCGCGCTGTGCAGAATCTTACACCGGACAGTTTCTCCTGCGCTATCTGAAGTAA
- a CDS encoding PEGA domain-containing protein: MLKNLICLILLTTFTCACAPTRALIQSEPPGAMVIMDGQELGVTPISYSHKLSSGENHEISLQHLGFESIDMTIKADKTDSSALKSWLTAGVIWSPLWIGTLFTKKLKESYMFVMKRNPQQMTASLGQEAQK, translated from the coding sequence GTGCTAAAAAATCTGATCTGCCTGATTCTGCTGACAACCTTCACCTGTGCTTGCGCACCCACGCGCGCCTTGATTCAGTCGGAGCCTCCCGGGGCGATGGTGATCATGGATGGCCAGGAACTGGGTGTCACTCCGATCAGCTATAGCCACAAACTCAGTTCCGGTGAGAACCATGAGATATCCCTCCAGCATCTGGGCTTTGAATCGATCGACATGACCATCAAGGCAGACAAGACGGATTCCAGTGCTCTTAAAAGCTGGCTGACCGCAGGTGTCATCTGGAGTCCGTTGTGGATCGGCACCCTCTTCACCAAGAAACTTAAAGAGAGCTACATGTTTGTCATGAAACGCAATCCACAGCAGATGACCGCCAGTCTCGGACAAGAAGCGCAAAAATAA